The Haemophilus parainfluenzae genome window below encodes:
- a CDS encoding helix-turn-helix domain-containing protein: MGKHYTIEFKLQVLQPILNRKMSIREAARFYNIPSNALVGTWLKRFEKSGIKGVIPRKPSGRPPMKPKYVKRTC, encoded by the coding sequence ATGGGTAAACACTACACAATCGAATTTAAATTACAGGTTCTTCAACCTATTCTGAATCGAAAAATGAGTATTAGAGAAGCTGCTCGTTTTTACAATATTCCTTCCAACGCCTTAGTTGGGACATGGTTGAAACGGTTTGAAAAAAGTGGCATAAAAGGAGTGATTCCCCGTAAACCATCAGGACGACCGCCGATGAAACCCAAATATGTAAAGAGGACATGTTAA
- a CDS encoding IS3 family transposase — MLNRDFTVTALNQKWVTDVTEFQVGQEKLYFSPLMDLANREIIAYNFATRPKFSLVKKMLEQGLSRLKPTECPIIHSDQGVLYGTEEWVKMLEGKAVQSMSRRGNCYDNAVIESFFAILKSECFYSRTYHSIAELKAEIEEYLVYYNQKRIKLAFKGLSPVQYRAQYLS, encoded by the coding sequence TTGCTGAATCGTGATTTTACAGTAACGGCACTCAATCAAAAATGGGTAACCGATGTTACCGAGTTTCAGGTTGGGCAAGAGAAGCTCTATTTTTCACCGTTGATGGACTTGGCTAACCGAGAAATTATTGCCTATAACTTTGCGACACGCCCAAAGTTTTCATTGGTAAAAAAGATGTTAGAACAAGGGCTTAGTCGGCTTAAACCGACAGAATGCCCGATTATTCATAGCGACCAAGGTGTATTGTATGGCACGGAGGAATGGGTAAAAATGTTGGAGGGTAAAGCGGTGCAAAGTATGAGCCGCCGAGGAAATTGCTATGATAATGCGGTGATTGAAAGCTTTTTTGCGATATTAAAATCAGAGTGTTTTTACTCTCGGACTTATCATTCAATTGCTGAATTAAAGGCTGAAATTGAAGAATATTTAGTGTATTACAACCAAAAACGCATTAAACTTGCTTTCAAAGGATTGAGCCCAGTACAATACCGAGCTCAATATTTAAGTTAA
- a CDS encoding carboxymuconolactone decarboxylase family protein, whose translation MSQFKIHTIESAPEAAQEALKAVQNANGFIPNLIGVLANAPTALETYRTVGGINGRNSLTATEREVVQITAAVVNGCGFCVAGHTKIALKALKLEEELVNQIRATARIESDKKLDTLARFTLAVILQKAKLTEAQLNAFFDAGYTQENAIDVILGVSLATLCNYVNNIAETPINPELQAFS comes from the coding sequence ATGTCTCAATTTAAAATTCACACCATTGAATCTGCACCGGAAGCGGCACAAGAAGCCTTAAAAGCCGTACAAAATGCCAATGGTTTTATTCCAAATTTAATTGGTGTTCTCGCAAATGCCCCTACTGCACTTGAAACTTATCGTACAGTGGGAGGTATTAATGGTCGTAATAGCCTAACCGCAACAGAACGCGAAGTGGTGCAAATTACTGCTGCCGTAGTCAATGGCTGTGGTTTCTGTGTAGCAGGCCACACGAAGATCGCTTTAAAAGCGTTAAAACTTGAAGAAGAGCTTGTAAACCAAATTCGTGCAACTGCTCGTATTGAAAGTGATAAAAAACTCGATACTTTAGCGCGTTTCACCCTTGCTGTTATTTTACAAAAAGCAAAATTAACCGAAGCACAACTTAACGCGTTCTTTGATGCAGGTTATACCCAAGAAAATGCTATTGATGTGATTTTAGGTGTTAGCCTCGCCACATTATGTAATTATGTGAACAATATTGCTGAAACTCCAATCAACCCTGAATTACAAGCATTTTCATAA
- a CDS encoding hemagglutinin repeat-containing protein, protein MSKTYSLSKISLAIAFSIAGQSAFAEISAADANTQISKKQGIEIINIANPSAAGLSHNRYDKFNVDKSGAVLNNARQNGKSQLAGDLNANPNLKTQSAKVILNEVVSRNPSKIAGQQEIFGDKADYVLANPNGISVQGGGFINTTRASLVVGKPQVVEGKLKGYDATGDNALSTSGKITSSGDIDLIAPQVAVGGQITTSEGVNVITGKNKIAREDNGTLKITTTERKGQVLDGKVVGSIQAGRIRIHSTDDRATITAQAADLQAKEVDITAGNANLNGRISRHTDRGKAKITHQNGVQSRDHQSGSSETYQATRVQTDQFNVNVGGKLNISGADIQAKNSNILGGNVHLGAEKTVNLREHSKNQSKGSWYRNEQESNRVETTHRTTIAGDSVNIEATKGKVTTEGAKVSAKTTAIYGEQGVNLRGAKATTTQTARAEFKNETARLKTGLSSQDSSVQHYTATELTTEQDLILGGKGDLYLNGVVANVDGTLLAKNSGSLSFGSERSSESYNLSDDMRFWGGLAGSKTVGTGRSAETVHGADITVKGDTTLDASRGVHISGSRVVTGGNGVVKGNAGALVIDSTQAKTTAVDYARQGTIFDITKARQSSYTHTSTAKGSTLKSESNLQLSTNKNVSIVGSTVQSAGLLDIAAKSGIEVKGAANHVRTESSKGGFSFAGGFDSLKTSFQHGHLTANLNLDNNKGKPSVDADVEISKEKKADAVNAEGKFHLGLNVYNNSQNSHTTTYTGSSVKGNDVALNAKTVTVSGSEVAATHGNLVINADKITTQAAQNQSINNNMKNEVDVGLSGTVTENKLSATLGVGVAHSLNSSVENKAQVSKLSAANDVKLNANSIEHQGSQVQAGGNIQENAKEVLHTTAKNSTNSFGNNVNVDLTVSASIDKSKAFSVEAELAAKGGRETVSSITHTATQLQAGKNISVNANHIQDNATQYSAGETAQFNSSSHQLVAVANRVEKNSLSAGASLGVSADTTDFQRFNVAAKVGANYNQSASQESNAVQGSINAKNMNIHTGKFNSQANINASENVNIQAQSAQFSQATSSKTQSGGGFEAKVGVGAMVVPSAGAAVPSIDLSLSANGKNGNQSQAVTNTIAGKNVNVQTQGVLNLQGTNVQAVENAQLSGKRVNITAGNNHVQNVAASVATGVNIGAKVANAGFNTNVGVNTENSQTHTGVAVNGKNVSIQAQNGVNLKGVTSTSEKLNLNAGKGNLALTAATDSVNKTDVSVGLKLGGGVAEQKWTPSSGSGHLAVNVVRNETHTETTLNTDTAKINAGGDAKFIGGSVNANHASGTISGDSHSEQLANKVNEVSVSLAANGSGKLAVPTTDKWAEAAKNDWNNGSIAGVKADAKLEVNAKYQQTATNAGVNATQDTVVVKGVKSRTEMKNHHSRQIHFKAEATTAIKKQVEAKIPEKVRQVVKPIRAVNLQLIKNNKVNYKVRVRH, encoded by the coding sequence ATGTCTAAAACTTACTCTTTAAGCAAAATTTCACTCGCCATTGCATTCAGCATTGCGGGGCAATCTGCTTTTGCAGAAATCAGTGCGGCAGATGCCAACACACAAATTAGCAAAAAACAAGGCATTGAAATTATCAATATCGCCAATCCAAGTGCCGCAGGGTTATCGCATAACCGATATGATAAGTTTAACGTAGATAAATCTGGTGCTGTGCTAAACAATGCTCGTCAAAATGGTAAATCTCAACTTGCAGGCGATCTGAACGCCAACCCAAATCTCAAAACCCAATCCGCAAAAGTGATTCTTAATGAAGTAGTGAGTCGCAACCCATCTAAAATTGCAGGTCAGCAAGAAATCTTTGGTGATAAAGCCGATTATGTATTAGCAAACCCAAACGGCATTAGCGTGCAAGGTGGTGGCTTTATTAACACGACTCGTGCTTCGCTTGTAGTAGGTAAGCCTCAAGTCGTAGAAGGTAAACTTAAAGGCTATGATGCAACAGGCGATAACGCGTTAAGCACCAGCGGCAAAATTACCAGTTCTGGCGACATTGATTTAATCGCCCCGCAAGTGGCCGTTGGCGGTCAAATTACCACCAGCGAAGGGGTGAATGTGATTACGGGCAAAAATAAAATTGCACGTGAAGACAATGGCACGCTTAAAATCACGACTACAGAGCGTAAAGGCCAAGTGCTAGATGGCAAAGTCGTGGGTAGTATTCAAGCAGGCAGAATTCGTATTCATTCAACCGATGATCGTGCGACTATCACCGCTCAAGCGGCTGATTTACAAGCAAAAGAAGTGGATATTACCGCAGGCAATGCAAACTTAAACGGTAGAATTAGTCGTCATACAGATCGTGGTAAAGCAAAAATTACGCATCAAAATGGCGTACAGTCTCGCGATCATCAAAGTGGCTCAAGCGAAACCTACCAAGCAACCCGTGTGCAAACTGATCAATTTAACGTGAATGTCGGTGGTAAATTGAACATTTCAGGAGCAGATATTCAAGCCAAAAATAGCAATATTCTCGGTGGCAATGTACACTTAGGGGCAGAAAAAACCGTAAATTTACGTGAACACAGCAAAAACCAAAGCAAAGGCAGTTGGTATCGCAATGAACAAGAGAGCAATCGTGTTGAAACCACACACCGCACTACGATTGCAGGCGATAGTGTAAACATTGAAGCAACCAAAGGTAAAGTGACCACAGAAGGTGCAAAAGTTTCCGCAAAAACGACCGCTATTTATGGCGAACAAGGCGTGAATTTACGTGGTGCAAAAGCCACTACCACTCAAACGGCTCGTGCTGAATTTAAAAATGAAACTGCACGTTTAAAAACAGGTTTAAGTAGCCAAGATAGTAGCGTGCAGCACTACACTGCAACAGAATTAACGACCGAACAAGATCTTATTTTAGGCGGTAAAGGCGACCTGTATTTAAACGGCGTCGTGGCAAATGTAGATGGTACATTGCTTGCGAAAAATAGCGGTTCGCTTTCATTCGGCTCAGAAAGATCTAGCGAAAGTTATAACCTCAGCGATGATATGCGTTTCTGGGGTGGTTTAGCAGGCTCTAAAACCGTTGGTACAGGTAGAAGTGCAGAAACTGTTCACGGGGCAGATATTACCGTGAAAGGCGATACGACTTTAGATGCAAGCCGTGGCGTGCATATTTCAGGCAGCCGTGTCGTAACGGGCGGTAATGGCGTGGTAAAAGGCAATGCAGGTGCATTAGTTATTGATAGCACTCAAGCGAAAACCACTGCAGTTGATTACGCTCGTCAAGGTACTATTTTTGATATTACCAAGGCTCGCCAAAGTAGCTATACACATACCTCTACTGCAAAAGGTTCAACTTTAAAATCAGAATCAAATCTCCAACTTTCTACCAACAAAAACGTGAGCATTGTGGGCTCAACCGTGCAATCTGCAGGGTTGCTCGATATTGCAGCAAAAAGTGGTATTGAAGTGAAAGGTGCAGCTAACCACGTTCGTACGGAATCAAGTAAGGGTGGTTTTAGTTTCGCGGGCGGTTTCGACAGCCTCAAAACATCATTCCAACACGGGCATTTAACCGCAAATCTCAACCTTGATAATAACAAAGGTAAGCCAAGCGTGGATGCAGATGTTGAAATTAGCAAAGAGAAAAAAGCAGATGCTGTAAATGCAGAAGGTAAATTCCACTTGGGCTTGAACGTTTACAATAACAGCCAAAATAGTCACACAACAACGTATACAGGTTCAAGCGTAAAAGGTAACGATGTAGCATTGAATGCAAAAACTGTGACTGTTTCAGGTAGTGAAGTGGCGGCAACTCACGGTAATTTAGTCATTAACGCGGATAAAATCACGACACAAGCGGCCCAAAATCAAAGCATTAACAACAACATGAAAAACGAAGTGGATGTTGGTTTGAGCGGCACCGTAACCGAGAACAAATTAAGTGCCACTTTAGGTGTTGGCGTAGCTCATTCCTTGAATTCAAGCGTGGAAAACAAAGCCCAAGTAAGCAAACTTTCAGCGGCAAATGATGTAAAACTTAATGCAAATAGCATTGAGCATCAAGGCAGCCAAGTGCAAGCAGGCGGAAATATTCAAGAAAATGCGAAAGAGGTACTCCACACTACTGCGAAAAACAGTACAAATAGCTTTGGCAATAATGTGAATGTTGATCTCACCGTGTCTGCGAGCATTGATAAATCCAAAGCTTTCAGCGTGGAAGCAGAACTTGCTGCAAAAGGTGGACGTGAAACCGTATCAAGCATAACGCATACCGCAACGCAGTTACAAGCAGGTAAAAATATCAGCGTGAATGCAAACCACATTCAAGATAATGCTACCCAATACAGCGCAGGAGAAACGGCACAATTTAATTCAAGCAGCCATCAACTTGTAGCAGTTGCAAATCGTGTTGAGAAAAACAGCCTTTCAGCTGGGGCGAGTTTAGGCGTTTCAGCCGATACTACCGACTTCCAACGCTTTAACGTTGCAGCAAAAGTAGGAGCAAATTACAATCAATCTGCTAGCCAAGAAAGCAATGCTGTGCAAGGCTCAATTAATGCGAAAAACATGAACATTCACACAGGCAAATTTAATAGCCAAGCAAATATTAACGCAAGTGAAAATGTGAATATTCAAGCTCAAAGTGCTCAATTCAGCCAAGCAACAAGCAGTAAAACCCAATCAGGTGGTGGTTTTGAAGCGAAAGTAGGTGTTGGTGCAATGGTTGTGCCATCAGCAGGTGCAGCAGTTCCATCTATTGATTTAAGCCTTTCTGCAAATGGTAAAAACGGCAACCAAAGCCAAGCGGTGACGAACACCATTGCGGGTAAAAACGTAAATGTACAAACACAAGGCGTATTGAACTTGCAAGGCACAAACGTGCAAGCGGTTGAAAATGCTCAACTTTCTGGCAAACGTGTGAACATTACAGCGGGCAATAATCACGTTCAAAATGTGGCAGCTTCTGTCGCAACAGGCGTGAATATTGGAGCTAAAGTAGCAAATGCAGGCTTTAATACAAATGTAGGCGTAAACACTGAAAACAGCCAAACGCACACAGGCGTGGCAGTAAACGGTAAAAATGTGAGCATTCAAGCTCAAAACGGAGTGAATTTAAAAGGCGTGACCTCAACCTCTGAAAAGCTCAATCTTAATGCAGGCAAAGGCAATTTAGCGTTAACGGCAGCAACAGATAGCGTGAATAAAACCGATGTTTCAGTAGGCTTAAAACTAGGCGGTGGCGTGGCTGAACAAAAATGGACTCCGTCTTCAGGTAGCGGTCATCTTGCTGTGAATGTGGTGCGTAATGAGACACATACCGAAACCACTCTCAACACCGATACAGCTAAAATCAATGCTGGTGGTGATGCGAAATTTATCGGTGGCTCTGTCAATGCTAACCACGCAAGCGGTACGATTTCAGGCGACTCTCACAGTGAGCAATTAGCCAATAAAGTCAATGAAGTAAGTGTAAGCCTTGCTGCGAATGGTAGTGGTAAACTTGCTGTACCAACTACAGATAAGTGGGCAGAAGCAGCAAAAAATGACTGGAATAACGGTTCCATTGCAGGTGTGAAAGCGGATGCAAAATTAGAAGTTAATGCTAAATATCAGCAAACAGCAACTAATGCTGGCGTGAATGCAACACAGGATACAGTTGTAGTCAAAGGTGTGAAATCTCGTACTGAGATGAAAAATCATCATAGTCGCCAAATACATTTTAAAGCGGAAGCTACTACAGCGATAAAAAAACAAGTTGAAGCAAAAATTCCTGAAAAAGTAAGACAGGTAGTAAAACCAATACGTGCAGTAAATTTACAACTTATTAAAAATAATAAGGTAAATTATAAAGTACGTGTAAGACACTAA
- a CDS encoding DUF6884 domain-containing protein, with the protein MKKVILLSCVSKKANEKAKAKDLYLSPLFKKSLAYAYKLKPDAIYILSAKHHLLELDSVIEPYDVTLNKMKKNDRLNWGRKVIELLKWKVDLESDRFIILAGNNYILPIKDSLIHIEQPFYKMRLGERLSFLNKELEDYKEE; encoded by the coding sequence ATGAAAAAAGTTATTTTATTATCTTGTGTATCAAAGAAAGCAAATGAAAAGGCAAAGGCAAAAGATTTATACCTTAGTCCACTATTTAAAAAGAGCCTAGCTTATGCCTATAAACTTAAGCCTGATGCGATATATATTCTATCGGCAAAGCATCATTTACTTGAGTTAGATAGTGTAATAGAACCTTATGATGTAACGCTGAATAAAATGAAAAAAAATGATAGATTGAACTGGGGCAGAAAAGTTATTGAGCTACTGAAATGGAAAGTTGACTTAGAAAGTGATCGATTCATTATTTTAGCGGGTAATAACTATATTTTACCAATTAAAGATAGCTTAATTCATATTGAACAGCCGTTCTATAAAATGAGATTAGGTGAGAGATTAAGTTTTCTAAATAAAGAACTAGAGGATTATAAAGAAGAATGA
- a CDS encoding IS3 family transposase, which produces MKPDHALNDLLHVAKMPRSSFYYKETKRNYHEVKEAILSLYKKNRKRDGYRPMTFKLRQMGFNLNHKTVLKLMNELGIHSILRKKRHGKRGKTSHIARIC; this is translated from the coding sequence TTGAAGCCGGACCATGCGTTAAATGATTTACTTCATGTGGCTAAAATGCCTCGCTCAAGCTTTTACTATAAAGAGACTAAGCGAAATTATCACGAGGTAAAAGAGGCTATCTTATCGCTGTATAAAAAGAACAGAAAACGAGATGGTTATCGCCCCATGACGTTTAAATTACGCCAAATGGGTTTTAATTTGAATCATAAAACGGTGTTAAAGCTAATGAACGAGTTAGGTATTCATTCCATTTTACGCAAGAAAAGACATGGAAAACGAGGAAAAACATCGCATATTGCCCGAATTTGCTGA
- a CDS encoding DMT family transporter — MFFVYLIVALAAGVALATQSAINTQLAKVMSGEAVIATFISFAVGTIFLFFIALAKTDLWGNLSTIPSQPWWKLIGGVLGAVVVFTTVLLAPKLGITAMLFFIIIGQLITAATIDHFGLIGMPIREVNITKFIGLIIVGFGLVFYFFGDKLVELFR; from the coding sequence ATGTTTTTTGTTTATCTCATCGTCGCTTTAGCGGCAGGCGTAGCACTCGCCACGCAATCAGCTATTAATACACAATTGGCGAAAGTCATGAGTGGCGAAGCGGTGATTGCTACCTTTATTTCTTTTGCGGTAGGTACGATTTTTCTCTTTTTTATCGCATTGGCTAAAACTGATTTATGGGGCAACTTATCCACGATTCCATCACAACCTTGGTGGAAGTTAATTGGTGGGGTACTCGGAGCCGTTGTCGTGTTCACAACCGTTTTGCTTGCACCTAAATTAGGGATTACTGCGATGTTATTTTTTATCATCATCGGGCAATTAATTACGGCTGCCACTATCGATCATTTTGGTCTTATCGGTATGCCGATCCGAGAAGTGAACATCACAAAATTCATCGGATTAATTATTGTCGGTTTTGGATTAGTATTTTATTTCTTTGGAGATAAGTTGGTTGAGCTATTTAGATAA
- a CDS encoding NupC/NupG family nucleoside CNT transporter: protein MGILGSVLGIVVLLIIAVLFSNNRKAINLRTVLGALAIQIGFAALILYVPFGRDALQATANGVSNVIAYGNEGINFVFGGLADPSNVGFIFAVKVLPIIVFFSGLISVLYYLGIMQVVIKVIGGALQAALGTSKAESMSAAANIFVGQTEAPLVVRPYIKNMTQSELFAIMAGGTASIAGSVMAGYAGMGVPLTYLIAASFMAAPAGLLFAKILFPQTEQFNDKQPETDDSEKPTNVLEAMAGGASAGMQLALNVGAMLIAFVGLIALINGILGGVGGWFGYGDLTLQSIFGWIFKPLAYLIGVSWDESAIAGQMIGMKLAVNEFVGYLEFAKYLQPDAAVVLSEKTKAIITFALCGFANFSSIAILIGGIGGMAPNRRGDVARLGLKAVVAGTLANLMSATIAGLFIELSGVAM, encoded by the coding sequence ATGGGTATTTTAGGTAGCGTTTTAGGCATTGTCGTATTACTGATCATTGCCGTATTATTTTCAAATAATCGTAAGGCGATTAATTTACGTACTGTGTTAGGGGCTTTGGCGATCCAAATCGGATTTGCGGCCCTTATTTTGTATGTGCCGTTTGGTCGAGATGCATTACAAGCGACAGCAAATGGTGTGTCAAATGTTATTGCCTATGGTAATGAAGGGATTAACTTCGTCTTTGGTGGCTTAGCGGATCCTTCAAATGTCGGCTTTATCTTTGCAGTGAAAGTTTTACCAATCATCGTCTTTTTCTCCGGTTTAATTTCTGTGCTTTATTACTTAGGCATCATGCAAGTCGTCATCAAAGTGATTGGTGGTGCATTACAAGCAGCATTAGGTACATCAAAAGCAGAATCTATGTCTGCTGCAGCGAACATCTTCGTAGGTCAAACAGAAGCACCGTTAGTGGTTCGTCCTTACATTAAAAACATGACCCAATCTGAATTATTCGCCATCATGGCGGGTGGTACAGCCTCTATCGCGGGTTCAGTAATGGCGGGTTACGCAGGAATGGGCGTGCCGTTGACTTACTTAATCGCAGCATCTTTCATGGCTGCACCAGCAGGTTTATTATTTGCGAAAATTTTATTCCCACAAACTGAACAATTTAACGATAAACAACCTGAAACGGATGATAGCGAAAAACCGACTAACGTGCTTGAAGCAATGGCAGGCGGTGCGAGTGCCGGTATGCAATTAGCGTTAAACGTAGGTGCAATGTTAATCGCATTCGTGGGTTTAATCGCTTTAATTAATGGTATCTTAGGTGGCGTAGGCGGTTGGTTCGGTTACGGTGATTTAACGTTACAATCAATCTTTGGTTGGATCTTCAAACCATTAGCCTACTTAATCGGTGTATCTTGGGATGAATCTGCAATTGCGGGTCAAATGATTGGTATGAAATTAGCCGTGAACGAATTCGTAGGTTACTTAGAGTTCGCGAAATATTTACAACCGGACGCTGCAGTTGTGTTAAGTGAAAAAACTAAGGCAATCATCACTTTCGCATTATGTGGCTTCGCTAACTTCAGCTCTATCGCAATCTTAATCGGTGGTATCGGTGGTATGGCACCAAATCGTCGTGGTGATGTGGCTCGCTTAGGTTTAAAAGCAGTTGTTGCAGGTACATTAGCTAACTTAATGAGTGCAACTATCGCAGGTTTATTCATCGAGTTAAGCGGCGTAGCAATGTAA
- a CDS encoding YnbE family lipoprotein, translating into MIKHLKFQPHFFIFAAIFTLTACTPTIQLDTPKEGITINMNVVVDHNIKVEMDEKSQKAVGEVEPVKK; encoded by the coding sequence ATGATAAAACACCTTAAATTTCAACCGCACTTTTTTATTTTTGCGGCAATATTTACACTTACAGCTTGTACACCGACCATTCAATTGGACACCCCAAAGGAAGGTATCACCATTAATATGAATGTGGTGGTAGATCACAATATTAAAGTGGAAATGGATGAAAAATCTCAGAAAGCCGTGGGTGAAGTAGAGCCTGTGAAGAAATAA
- the deoD gene encoding purine-nucleoside phosphorylase yields the protein MTPHINAPEGAFADVVLMPGDPLRAKYIAETFLEDAKEVTNVRNMLGYTGTYKGRRISVMGHGMGIPSCSIYAKELITEYGVKKIIRVGSCGAVRMDVKVRDVIIGLGACTDSKVNRIRFKDNDFAAIADFDMAQAAVQAAKEKGKQVRVGNLFSADLFYTPDFDMFDVMEKYGILGVEMEAAGIYGVAAEYGAKALCICTVSDHIRTHEQTTAEERQLTFNDMIEIALESVLIGDNA from the coding sequence ATGACTCCACATATTAACGCTCCTGAAGGCGCATTTGCAGATGTTGTATTAATGCCAGGCGATCCGCTTCGTGCAAAATATATTGCTGAAACATTCTTAGAAGATGCGAAAGAAGTGACTAACGTTCGCAATATGTTGGGTTATACCGGTACTTATAAAGGTCGTCGTATCTCTGTTATGGGTCACGGTATGGGTATCCCATCTTGCTCAATTTATGCGAAAGAATTAATTACTGAATACGGTGTGAAGAAAATCATCCGTGTTGGTTCTTGTGGCGCTGTACGTATGGATGTTAAAGTACGTGATGTCATCATCGGCCTTGGTGCATGTACCGATTCAAAAGTAAACCGTATTCGTTTCAAAGATAACGATTTTGCTGCGATTGCTGATTTTGATATGGCACAAGCTGCGGTTCAAGCAGCAAAAGAAAAAGGTAAACAAGTTCGCGTAGGGAATCTCTTCTCTGCAGACTTATTCTACACGCCAGATTTCGACATGTTTGATGTGATGGAAAAATATGGCATCTTAGGCGTAGAAATGGAAGCAGCGGGTATCTATGGTGTAGCAGCAGAATATGGTGCAAAAGCACTTTGTATTTGTACCGTTTCAGACCATATTCGTACACACGAGCAAACCACTGCAGAAGAACGTCAATTAACCTTCAATGATATGATTGAGATTGCGTTAGAGTCTGTATTAATTGGTGATAACGCATAA
- a CDS encoding ShlB/FhaC/HecB family hemolysin secretion/activation protein: MNKFAFPFLLTLFSSNVWADDITQSLQQSKQQFADLQSQNQQRWLEQHQFQSTSQAVENGDFSQICLDYQGVKFKGITLIDPMPFAPKSGECLNEARLNQLSQQLTQAYVRKGYIHNPFQFEDDQSGVLTLHVFEGKIAAIESDNKRFNLSQILPNAIGKPLKVQDLDQALDQANRITGNSVSVDVLPAKNGEVKLKFTNEPISRFNGSIGLDNYASRTYDRWQVRSSVSISNPFGLSDTLYLSGSHTLKSRHQFSRSALLYYSLPYGYWTFSGFASISQFKTPLSLQTLSLQQKGQTLQTGLTADYVFHRGSNHISTFSTQIEKINSKNRLDDVILDLQSPKLTSISIVLNHLQLFENATFATDFRYEQGRNKGKNQPEDLFSRWNFELKFNRYQSIGDQLFRHSHQLTAQYSHDYLSSIKQEDLTGRYRVRGLNDLSLSAEKNIVLHNDIAWVKVTEFGTFLPYVGIDFGVQKSTQANAQREQAFAYAVGVNWEQKAFQANLEWAMGRLFSKTDDVKQERLVLGSISYKF; the protein is encoded by the coding sequence ATGAATAAATTTGCTTTTCCTTTTCTTCTTACTCTTTTTTCATCAAATGTTTGGGCTGATGATATCACCCAATCGCTCCAACAATCTAAACAGCAATTCGCTGATCTACAGAGCCAAAATCAACAACGTTGGCTAGAACAACATCAATTCCAATCTACTTCTCAAGCGGTTGAAAATGGCGATTTCTCGCAAATTTGTTTAGATTATCAAGGTGTGAAATTTAAAGGAATAACGCTTATTGATCCAATGCCTTTTGCGCCTAAATCGGGCGAATGTTTGAATGAAGCTCGTCTTAATCAGCTGAGTCAACAACTTACTCAAGCCTATGTGAGAAAAGGCTACATTCACAACCCTTTTCAGTTTGAAGACGATCAATCAGGCGTTTTAACTCTGCATGTATTTGAGGGCAAAATTGCTGCTATAGAAAGCGATAACAAGCGGTTTAATTTAAGCCAAATTTTACCAAATGCGATAGGTAAACCGCTGAAAGTGCAAGATCTTGACCAAGCACTTGACCAAGCGAATCGCATCACGGGAAACAGCGTTTCTGTTGATGTTTTGCCAGCTAAAAATGGCGAAGTTAAACTGAAATTTACGAACGAACCAATTTCTCGTTTCAATGGTTCAATTGGATTGGATAATTACGCGTCAAGAACCTACGATCGTTGGCAGGTACGTTCTTCTGTTAGCATTAGCAACCCTTTTGGCTTATCAGATACGCTTTATCTAAGCGGTTCGCATACACTAAAATCTCGTCATCAATTTAGCCGCTCGGCATTGCTCTATTATTCCTTACCTTATGGTTATTGGACATTCAGTGGCTTTGCTTCTATTTCCCAATTTAAAACGCCGCTTTCACTTCAGACATTAAGCCTGCAACAAAAAGGGCAAACTCTTCAAACGGGATTAACCGCAGATTATGTTTTCCATCGTGGCTCTAATCATATTTCAACATTTTCAACGCAGATCGAGAAAATTAACAGCAAAAACCGACTGGATGATGTGATTTTAGATCTTCAAAGCCCTAAATTAACGAGCATTTCTATTGTGCTAAATCATTTGCAGCTGTTTGAAAATGCTACCTTTGCTACAGATTTCCGCTATGAACAAGGGCGAAACAAAGGCAAAAATCAGCCAGAAGATCTTTTTAGCCGTTGGAATTTTGAGCTGAAATTTAACCGCTATCAATCAATTGGAGATCAACTTTTTCGCCATTCACACCAGCTTACAGCACAATATAGCCACGATTATTTGTCTTCGATTAAACAGGAAGATTTGACGGGGCGTTATCGCGTACGTGGCTTGAATGATTTAAGTTTATCAGCAGAGAAAAATATTGTTTTACACAACGATATTGCTTGGGTAAAAGTAACCGAATTCGGTACATTTTTGCCTTACGTTGGCATTGATTTTGGCGTACAAAAATCAACACAAGCGAATGCTCAGCGAGAACAAGCCTTTGCTTATGCTGTTGGGGTGAATTGGGAGCAGAAAGCCTTTCAAGCTAACCTTGAATGGGCAATGGGGCGATTGTTTTCGAAAACTGATGATGTCAAACAAGAGCGATTAGTGTTGGGAAGCATCAGCTATAAATTCTAA